CTGTAGAGTCTTACATTATACTTTTAGAGAACTTCAGCAATGTGCCAATATATTGTCAATTTCAGCATTCTGTAGTGTTTCTGATTTCACATGTCCATTTGTCCTGTTTGTTCAGGTTGAGGTAAACCATGCCAGTGAAATTGATGCAATTTTTGATTCCATAAGCTATGACAAGGGTGCTTCTGTTATTCGTATGCTACAAAGTTACCTTGGTGCAGAGCGTTTTCAGGTATAATGTTGTTTCTCCTATGAGTTATATCCTATTCTGTATCTTTGCTGGTAGAGCATCCTCGCACATTATTCCTGTCATTTTCTTCATAAATAAAGGGCAAGTACATTGTCACATGTTAGCAGTCTCATAGGTTGTCTCCTGCAATGCCACATAGTATTTTAATGACATGGATGAAATGGTGGGAGGTGAGAGAAAGATATCGCTTTTTCACAAAGCAACTGCCCTTTAAGCTAAATTTTAGCACTGAGACTACTCTGCCACCATTGTACAGATTGTCATTGCAATGCAACTCATATCATTTGATTTCTATGCACAAATTGAAGGGCTATAAATCTCTCTACAACTCTACAATACAACTCATTGTAGAGGTTGTCTGGTGTTTTTGGGTGTGTTGGGGATTGGGAGTTTACTCCCTCTCCCTTGTACTTTCATCTGTTATAAATGAAATTATAAGCAGCTCCTGcctgtttgagaaaaaaaaggaTCTGGTCTGGTAAGTCATCTCTAAATTGTGTGTCATTAACTACAAGGCTACTTGTCGCTGCAGCTATCCTGATGCAGTGCATCTTAGCTAAAGATATCCTACCAAATTTCTATTTAGTGTATTCGTTAATACAAATGAAATGACTATTTGTTATGTTTCTAATTTATTACGTTTGCACACAAATGAAATGACCATTTGTTatgtttctaatttattatgtTTGCCTATCTGGCTGTGTTCCTACCTGTATTCTTCTGGTACCCACTTTTTTTGGCAAATGTTTACTGTTTCAGAAAGCTTTGGCTTCATATATAAAGAAGTATGCCTACTCGAATGCTAAGACTGAAGACCTATGGGCTGTTCTTGAGGAGGAATCTGGGGAGCCTGTTAAGGATTTGATGACTACATGGACTAAGCAACAAGGATATCCTGTTATTTATGCAAAAATCAATGGACATGATTTGGAACTTGAACAGGTTTGCTGAAAACCTTTCATTTTTGTCTTCAGTGATATATTACTTGTTTTTtcaatttctattttatttagCTATATGATGTATCTGACATTCTGACCTAGTCAATTGGTCGTTATTTCTTGTTTCTGGGACCTCTATTTTCTTGGTTGTTCGGACCATCAAATAGTTCCTTATAGTCAGATAACATGGAACCTATTTTTCTTATTGACTTCAAAATAATATTTAATATTATCATGATAATATTAGTGTTTCTTTCATTTGCCTTAGTTTTCATGTCATTTGTCTGTATGTATAGCACAAAGTGAAGCCATTAAGATTTTTACATCAGGATTATCAGTTGTTTTACCTTGAAAGTTGAAACAGTTTTGTTAGTTTGTTACCTTGCCATATTGTCTGTGATGTCATTTCTCAGAAGAAAGCCAATCTTTACAGTTTACAAAAAGAACCAGCAAAATGCACCTGCTTGTCCATCTCAGTGCTTATGTTATGCGGAAAAGGTTGTTGCTAAGTCATTTGTCCCCTTACAGGCACAGTTTCTGTCTGATGGATCCTCTGGTCCTGGCATGTGGATTGTTCCTGTAACATCATGCTGTGGCTCATATGATGCACAGAAAAAGTTCTTATTGAAAGATAAAACGGATAAGATAAATATTAAAGAATTTGCTGCCTCTCAAAGTGCTGATGGGGAGAAGAATCAAAACATTTGGATCAAATTGAATATAGATCAAACTGGATTTTATAGAGTGAAGTATGATGATGAACTTGCAGCTGGACTTGTAAATGCAATCAAAGCGAAGAAGCTCTCATTAATGGATAAGATTGGTACAGATAAGAAAAATTCAGCGTTATTGTATACTTTTTCAAGGTTTTTGACAAGGTGTCACATTCTTCTTGCAGGTATCGTGGAAGATTCGTATGCACTCTCTGTTGCTTGCAAGCAAACACTGACGTCATTGTTGCGACTGCTGAATGCTTATAATGATGAGTCTGATTACACTGTACTTTCACATGTAACCTCTGTAAGTAATCTTGCACCTCCAGTGGATTCTAAAACCTTATATCTCCAAATCAATTCGATGGCATTTGATGTTTCTATTAAATATCAGATTCATGTGTCCTCTTTCTTGGCAGGTATGCTTAAGCATTTCTAAAATAACAGTTGATGCTACTCCTGACTTGAACAAAGATATCAAACAGCTTTTGATCAACCTTCTTCTCCCAGCTGCCATGTATGCCAATAGGCTTCATATTTACTTGTTTTCACCATGTTTATTTGTGGACTGACATAAAATTGTGTTaagtttccatgtttatttgtttGTGTCCTACTTCTGTCTATCCTTATGCATATAAACAGAGAACTAGCTTAAGCTTAGTGTTAATTTCTGCTACTACAAACATTCTTGCTTCTCCCTTGTCGTTACTTGTGACAATATTAAAAGGCTCCATGTACCTAATATTTCAGAAAATTAGGCTGGGACCCTAAGGATGGTGAGAGCCATCTTGATGTAATGCTTAGATCACTGCTCTTGACTGCGATGGTCAGACTTGGACATAATGAAACTATAAATGAAGGAGTTCGGCGTTTCCAAATCTTCTTTGAAGACCGCAAAACTTCCCTTCTTCCACCAGATACTAGAAAGGTCATAGGTCTCATTGTTTTTCCTTacataccattgcagtgttacCTCTTTGATGTCTAATATGCAGTGTTGTGCAGGCTGCATATCTTGCTGTGATGCGAACTGTTAGCACCTCAAACAGATCCGGTTATGATGCTCTCCTTAAAATCTACAGAGAAGCATCTGAACCACAGGAAAAATCACGTGTCTTAGGTTTGTGTACACTTTTTCATTTTCCAGCTCGGTGGCAACatagttttttttgtttcatgATGTGGGTTATCCTGAAAGTAATGTTTCTCTGTTACTAGGTTCCCTGTCTTCATCACCGGATAAGGATATTGTTTTGGAGGCATTGAACTTTATGTTTACTGATGAGGTTAACCTCTAAACCATTTCTGTTTTTACATTCATTGTATTGCAAAATTCTTCCAAATACTACTGTCTTCATGTCTGCACCATGATTTAAAAGCCATTGAACATATATTCCAACCACCAGCTTACACAGGTTGGTCTCATGTTCACATAAAACAGTAAAGTAATAGTTTTGAGTACTATAGAGAAGAAACAAAATTGAGGATTGTTATGCTACACAAACCAGGCAACCTATCAGTATCAAGTGGTTGGAACTCCTTCAATTATTTCCTGCACTTCTCCATTTCGGTTCCCAGAAGCTGTTTCATTTTCTCCTATGCATTTTAGTCCAGTATGAACGACAGTTTAATGAACCCGGTTTTAGCAATTCCATTGCATGAACTAAATTTTAGTCTGACCTGACTATGCCAGGCACTTGTTATAGTTTCTCTAGTGAAAAATGTTGTCCCGGTTGTTTCTTTAAACCGCACCCTGCCCAGCTGTATGTACAAACTTGAATCTCATCTGTTGCTTGCTTATTAGGTGCGGAATCAAGATTCATTTTACATCCTTGGTGGTATTAGCTTAGAAGGACGAGAAGTAGCATGGACCTGGCTGAAGGTATGTTATATAGTTGCAGGACATTTAGGCTTGTTTTTTTGTGACATCAGACAAGATATCATATCATATTTCTGATATATTTCAAAGTTTGCTTCTGGTCTCTTGAGAAATTAGTGTGCCATGTCATTAATTTTGTGATACATGTATTGAAGTTATGCTGCTTATTTCTGCATAGGTATCCGCTGCTTCATAAGCAATgttctaaaataaataaatataaccaCTTAGTATGGTGCATTGTATTTTGCCACCATCACATAGTAGATTCCATCTATCTGATCTCTTTACTGATCACATTGTGAACAAAGGACATGCCAGACTTCAGTCAAAGATATGCCAATAAAAGATTGTCGTTAATTACATGGTTAAAATaataatgaaaataaaaaataatgcacTTCAGATAGTATCCTTAGCACTCTGCATGTCTGTACAATCAGTCCCTGAAAAAAGTGCAATCAAGTAGAACTGGTATTGCATATTAGAGACAACAAGGCAATCTAATATCTGCACTTGTGTGGCTTCTTCCCAAAATATGTACAGTCAACTATATCTGAATATTGCATATTAAAAGACAACAAGGCCTATGGGTTTGTGTACACAAAAATGAAATCCAGTTCACCTGAAGTTTGCATTCACTGTGCGTCTAAGCTACCTAAAAACACTGAAATTGACTTGTACATCTAAGCCATCTAAAAACTAAAGGATGGATCACGAATCATTGCAGACATAAAAGATGGAGGATTCACATTTGGCAAGGGGACTGCACATAGCACAGATACCACAAAtataagatttttttttaaaaaaataattgttaCTCCTTTTACAAAACATAAGGCATTTTAACTTTGTTCCAAGTCAAACTTCTCTAGCTTTGAGCAAATATATAGAAAAGAATGCACCAAATCTGCAACATCAAATTAGTTTCATTAAATTCGATCATGAAACATGTCTTGATGGTGCATTTATTTTCTGTGGCAGATGTTAATGGATTTTTCCTATAAAGTTGGCTAGTTTGACTTAGCACAAAAACTAAAACACCTTACTTTTTTTGGGATAGAGTATCTTATTATTTGAGGCACTATAATTGAAAACATTCTAGATATTTATGCCCAGATTTGTCCCATTACAGGAAAACTGGGATTACGTGTTGAAGACATGGAAATCGAGTTCACTCATATCAGACTTCATCGAGTCCATTGTCCCACCGGTACACTGGAGACTTATCTTTGCCTTTTCCTCCCATTCTGTCATTACGCTAGTAACCTTAGTCCTTTTTGTATATCTTGTGCTGATCAGTTCACCTCCGAGGAGAAAGCTACCGAGGTTACCGAGTTCTTTGCTGGCCGCATCAAGCCCTCATTCGAGAGAGCACTGAAGCAGAGCCTCGAGAGGGTGCGGATCAGCGTGAGGTGGATCCAGAGCATCAGGAGTGAACCCAAGCTTGGTGAGACAGTGCAGGAGCTGCTGCAGGCCGAGGCGTAAACATGTGTCCCTCAGTGTGATCATCTTATAGGAGTCCCGCTGGACGACAATGTCTTTGGAAAGGTTGGCAGTTGCTTGTGTTGCGTATGATCTGTTGCCGGAAAAATATTGTAATGACGTTTGTTTCAGAGTGGTGTGCTGATTATATTACTATTGACAGTAATAaagaaactaaggccttgtttagttccgaaaaaatttcggatttcgctactatagcacttttgtttttatttgacaaactagGTAGTGTACCCGTGCGTTGATACGGGACAACTTTTAGATTAAAAACATATACGAtcgcatgataagataataatactataaaattataaaattaaATACCGACGTTGAGGTAACATTTAATCCAAAAAAGTAAAGTTCGTGAAATTAACCAAAAGTGCAGTGTCGCAAACTTACAAACTCAAAAACAAGGGTGCCACTGCCGCATGTAATACACAGTCCTTTATGATTATAACCTCCAAACATGAGGAGCTGGAAAAAAAACCTGTTTTACATATCCAGCACGAGCTAACACCACCATGGTATTTCTGGGATGCATATGAAAACAACCAAACTATGTTATTTTTTTTCCATGaaaacaaccaaattaataggaaGCTGAGTGCAACACCATTTGTTCTCATGTAAAAGAACACAGTTACGAGGTTGCAATTCAACAATTAGGACACATCATGAACCATCTGTTCTTGTGGCATGATGGATGATTTTAGAGTATAGTCACAGACATTACAAATGCACGTCTCAAGAACACGTCAAAATTACACTAAGTATTTGATGACTTTTGAGAGTTCCTAGCGACTACTTCAGCCTTGTCTCCCACCTAGCTCAAATGTCTTCTGTCGATTCCATCGATGGAGACAGAAGACCAAGCATATTTGTTGTTACCTGTACTGTATGTTTCTTGGAGCTGCAGGCGAATGGACATATTTCAAAACTATACAAGAAGTATTATAGTGTAACAccccaaattttgaaattttccaaaataggatagaatattaaattgtgtattttttgtgcccatgaaatataggaaaaataatattttttctttaaattaaaatttaccataggagctagcaacttgtttgagcatgcatgtcTTGGCATTggatttattgtgatgagtggttttggctaaagattgaaaaggaattcaaatttagttttgaaaatattttgaaataggtttgttttaaaagaaaagagaaacagaAAAGGACCCTCCCCTCTTGTTTTGGCCCAAAGGCCCAACTCCTTCCCTCCCCCTGTTTTCCCCCTCGGCCCAGCCAGCGCATTGGACCGCGGCCCAGCTCCtctcccccctcccccccccgcCCGCGCCAGCATCCCTTCCCCTCTCTTCTTCCACCGACAAGCGGGTCCCGTGCTTCTAAGtcgctgacaggtggggcccaccgcCTTCTTCCACCTCGTGATGGAGCCGGACTCCACCACGAGATCGAACCCGCCGTGCGGATTTCTTGCGCTTGGCTTGAAGCGCACGTCGGGAGCCCTTTATATACCAGCCGCGACCCCGATGCCTCCCTACCCCCAATCGTAGCGCAATTCTTTGCCCTAGCCAAGCCGAAGCAGCCGCCAA
This window of the Sorghum bicolor cultivar BTx623 chromosome 7, Sorghum_bicolor_NCBIv3, whole genome shotgun sequence genome carries:
- the LOC110437022 gene encoding aminopeptidase M1-B; its protein translation is MAASPDQFRGQARLPRFAAPLRYDLRLRPDLAACTFTGAAAVAVAVSATTRFLVLNAAELDVDRASIRFQDLAPTDVAQFEEDEILVIGFDRDLPLGEGVLTMDFTGTLNDQMRGFYRSKYLYNGESRNMAVTQFEAADARRCFPCWDDPAFKAKFKLTLEVPSDLVALSNMPVAKETVSGSIKTVYYEESPLMSTYLVAIVVGIFDYIESSTSEGTKVRVYTQVGKTNQGKFALDVAVKSLDLYKDYFATPYPLPKLDMIAIPDFSAGAMENYGLVTYRDTALLYDELLSSASNKQQVAITVAHELAHQWFGNLVTMEWWTHLWLNEGFASWVSYLAVESLFPEWNNWTQFLDETTSGLKLDALAESHPIEVEVNHASEIDAIFDSISYDKGASVIRMLQSYLGAERFQKALASYIKKYAYSNAKTEDLWAVLEEESGEPVKDLMTTWTKQQGYPVIYAKINGHDLELEQAQFLSDGSSGPGMWIVPVTSCCGSYDAQKKFLLKDKTDKINIKEFAASQSADGEKNQNIWIKLNIDQTGFYRVKYDDELAAGLVNAIKAKKLSLMDKIGIVEDSYALSVACKQTLTSLLRLLNAYNDESDYTVLSHVTSVCLSISKITVDATPDLNKDIKQLLINLLLPAAIKLGWDPKDGESHLDVMLRSLLLTAMVRLGHNETINEGVRRFQIFFEDRKTSLLPPDTRKAAYLAVMRTVSTSNRSGYDALLKIYREASEPQEKSRVLGSLSSSPDKDIVLEALNFMFTDEVRNQDSFYILGGISLEGREVAWTWLKENWDYVLKTWKSSSLISDFIESIVPPFTSEEKATEVTEFFAGRIKPSFERALKQSLERVRISVRWIQSIRSEPKLGETVQELLQAEA